A single region of the Acanthopagrus latus isolate v.2019 chromosome 11, fAcaLat1.1, whole genome shotgun sequence genome encodes:
- the rxfp3.2b gene encoding relaxin family peptide receptor 3.2b — translation MQLNETGVQTLAPEPCEQQLQQEDSAGNCSGGSTGNLSLHCWLQLLTKESIMEFQADSSSLVVRVMIACVYSIVCALGLVGNALALYLLHSRYRQKQSSINCFVMGLAITDLQFVLTLPFWAVDTALDFRWPFGRVMCKIISSVTTMNMYASVFFLTAMSVARYYSISSALKMHSRRAAAKRAKWTSLGIWAVSLLATLPHAIYSTSAQVSDEELCLVRFPDSGSWDPQLLLGLYQLQKVLLGFLIPLIIITVCYLLLLRLILSRRITGAAGPEVEQGRQNRRSRVTKSIVIVVLSFFLCWLPNQALTLWGVLIKFDLVPFSKAFYNVQAYAFPLTVCLAHTNSCLNPVLYCLIRREFRAGLKELLLHATPSFRSLTHLLRRKTKVAEAPPVLVLVQMDV, via the coding sequence ATGCAGCTGAACGAGACTGGAGTTCAGACCCTGGCTCCTGAGCCATGTGAGCAGCAACTGCAACAGGAGGACAGCGCTGGGAACTGCAGCGGGGGCTCCACCGGCAACCTGTCGCTGCActgctggctgcagctcctcactAAGGAATCTATCATGGAATTCCAGGCAGACAGCTCCAGCCTGGTGGTGCGCGTGATGATCGCGTGTGTCTACTCTATAGTCTGCGCGCTCGGGCTGGTGGGAAACGCGCTGGCTCTGTATCTGCTGCACTCGCGCTACAGGCAGAAGCAGTCCTCCATCAACTGCTTCGTGATGGGACTGGCCATCACTGACCTCCAGTTTGTTCTGACCCTGCCCTTCTGGGCCGTGGACACGGCCCTGGACTTCCGCTGGCCGTTTGGCCGCGTCATGTGCAAAATCATCAGCTCTGTCACCACCATGAACATGTACGCCAGCGTGTTCTTCCTCACGGCGATGAGCGTGGCGCGCTATTACTCCATCTCCTCGGCGCTGAAGATGCACAGCCGGCGGGCAGCGGCCAAGAGGGCCAAGTGGACGAGCCTGGGCATCTGGgctgtctctctgctggccACGCTGCCTCACGCCATCTACTCCACCAGCGCCCAGGTGTCAGATGAGGAGCTCTGCCTAGTGCGTTTCCCAGACTCAGGCAGCTGGGATCCACAGCTGCTTTTGGGTCTATACCAGCTGCAGAAGGTCCTGCTGGGTTTCCTCATTCCTCTGATCATAATCACTGTctgctacctgctgctgctgcgtctaATCCTCAGTCGGCGTATCACAGGTGCAGCGGGCCCCGAGGTGGAGCAGGGCCGGCAAAATCGCCGCTCCAGAGTGACCAAATCGATTGTCATTGTGGTTCTGTCGTTCTTTCTCTGCTGGCTCCCCAATCAGGCGCTCACACTGTGGGGGGTGCTGATAAAGTTTGACCTCGTGCCCTTCAGCAAGGCCTTCTACAATGTGCAGGCCTACGCCTTCCCCCTGACCGTGTGTCTGGCACACACCAACAGCTGCCTCAACCCCGTGCTCTACTGCCTGATTCGCCGAGAGTTTCGGGCCGGCCTCAAAGAGCTCCTCCTCCACGCCACGCCCTCCTTCAGGAGCCTGACCCACCTGCTGCGGCGCAAGACCAAAGTGGCGGAGGCGCCGCCGGTTCTAGTGCTGGTCCAAATGgatgtgtga